One genomic window of SAR202 cluster bacterium includes the following:
- the truB gene encoding tRNA pseudouridine(55) synthase TruB, with protein MISAILNIDKDSGMTSTQVGKEIKKITGAKKIGHVGTLDPLATGVLPIFIGQATRLINFMNDKTKEYQCDFQLGLISDTYDLEGKITKIKNKISISTESLNSVISSFIGNSFQIPPKYSSVKYKGKRSYDLVRKGIEFSLEPKPIYIEDIKIIESNIPFISLIVKCQQGVYIRSLINDIGEKLECGAVLTNLRRIRSGIFTVDSSISIEHSINEHWKMHTIPTDYLINHLPKLKANNNEKYKLITGQTTHIMDSEIILPDKALVRCYDEEDLFIGIAKYDQTNNIYFPYKIFIQTTK; from the coding sequence ATGATTAGTGCCATACTTAATATTGATAAAGATTCAGGAATGACATCAACACAGGTTGGTAAAGAGATTAAAAAAATTACTGGTGCAAAAAAAATAGGCCACGTTGGTACGCTTGACCCGCTGGCTACTGGAGTTTTGCCTATATTTATAGGTCAAGCCACTAGATTAATCAATTTTATGAATGACAAAACAAAGGAATATCAATGTGATTTTCAATTAGGATTAATTTCTGACACGTATGATCTTGAAGGGAAAATAACAAAAATTAAAAACAAAATATCTATTAGTACCGAATCATTAAATTCCGTAATTTCTTCATTTATAGGTAATTCTTTTCAGATTCCTCCTAAATATAGTTCAGTAAAGTATAAAGGTAAAAGATCATATGACTTGGTACGTAAAGGAATTGAATTTTCATTAGAACCAAAACCAATTTATATTGAAGATATTAAAATTATAGAAAGTAATATTCCATTTATTTCCTTAATTGTTAAATGTCAGCAAGGCGTATATATACGTTCGCTTATCAATGATATTGGTGAAAAATTGGAATGTGGAGCTGTACTAACAAATTTAAGAAGAATACGCAGTGGTATATTTACTGTAGATTCTTCTATTAGTATTGAACATTCAATAAACGAACACTGGAAAATGCATACAATACCTACAGATTATCTAATTAATCATTTACCGAAGTTAAAAGCAAACAATAATGAAAAATATAAACTAATAACGGGTCAAACTACACATATCATGGATTCAGAAATCATATTACCAGATAAAGCATTAGTTAGATGCTATGATGAAGAAGATTTGTTTATTGGTATTGCTAAATACGATCAGACTAACAATATTTATTTTCCTTATAAAATATTTATACAAACTACAAAATAA
- the rbfA gene encoding 30S ribosome-binding factor RbfA, with protein MDDRRIKKINDLLQEELGWLITTELKDPRLSLLLTVTKVITNKDLKSAKIMISVMGSTQEQQNAIKALNDASGYIHNELKSKIRLRYLPYLKFLLDDSIDNLVNLPNTAD; from the coding sequence ATGGATGATCGCCGTATAAAAAAAATTAATGACCTTTTGCAAGAAGAATTAGGTTGGCTTATTACAACCGAATTAAAAGACCCACGTTTATCTCTTCTACTTACTGTAACTAAAGTTATTACAAATAAAGACCTAAAATCAGCAAAAATCATGATTAGTGTAATGGGATCTACTCAAGAGCAACAAAACGCTATTAAAGCATTAAATGATGCTAGTGGGTATATTCACAATGAATTAAAATCCAAAATCAGACTCAGATATCTCCCTTATCTTAAATTTTTACTAGATGACTCTATCGATAATTTAGTAAATCTTCCAAATACTGCAGATTAA